Within the Borrelia miyamotoi genome, the region TAGAGCTAATTTATAGTGTAATCTTAAAATCTTTAAATAAGGTTATTATTTTTATTTCTGATGAAAATTCGATCAGTTTTGATCCTAAAAATTCTTTAAAATTAGTTAAGAAAACTTTTTATGAATTATCCGGCGCTGATAAATTTTTGTTTGTAAAAAAAAGTTTTTTTGAACTTGGAATTAAAATTACAGATAGAGCAATAAATTTAATGCTTTTCATGTTAGATTCAGATACTAAGATTTTAGGATTTTATATAAATTCCTTTGCTCTTCTTATTAAAGATAGAACCATTGATGAACATGATGTAAATTCTTGGCTTAATTTTATGCGTCCTGAGAATCCTTTTTCCTTGTTTGAGTCAATTTTGAAAAGGGATATGGAGAGTTCATTATTTAAAGTTAAATCCATCCTGGAGCAAGGAGAAGATTTGATTAGTATTTTAATGAGTCTTGGTTGGCAGTTTAAAAAATTTTTGAAGGTAAAAACAGATTGTGAAAGTTTTAATAGTATTCCATCTGCATTTAAAAAGCATAAGATCTTTGCCTCAATAGAAAAAAGTTATAAGATAGGACTTAAAAATTACTCGATTGTTGATATCAAATTTATTTTGAAAATATTGCATAAGTTTGATTTATATGCAAGAATCTATGGTAAAAATATGCATTTGAATTTAGCATATTTTATGCTATTAATCTTATTAACCCAAGATGATACCATGCTTAATGATTTTTCTTATAAATTTGGGTGTACTTTTTAAAGTGTCTGCTTGATCTTGAAGTGAATTTAAGGTTTTTAAGTAACAGAAATATAAGTACTTATTAAATGAATTTAACTTGACTTTAATAATATTTTATGATTTATTGTTTTTCAAATTCTGATTATTTGAGAATTCTTTTATTCTTTTTGCCGTTTTGATGCTTGTCCTTATCTTTTTTGCTATTTCATCTTCACTTAAGAGTAATATATCTTTGTATGTTCCAAGCGTTTTTAAAATATTTTTGGCTTTTTGTTCTCCAATTCCTTCTATATTACTGTAATTCAATTTTATATTTCTGCGTAGCTTTTTGTTAAAGCTATTTGCTTTCCTGTGAGCTTCATCTCGAATGTTTTGTAATATCTTAAGAGCAGAATGTCCTTTTGGTAGTTGAATACATTGTATTTTGTTTGGTAAAAATATTATTTCTTCTTTTTTTGCTAGTGCACAAATAGAAACTTTGTCTTCAATTTTTAATTCTTTTAAAGCGGAATAAGCGGAACTTAGCTGACCTTTTCCTCCATCGATTAGGACTAGATCGGGTAATTCTGATTGTTCATTAATGAGTTTTGAATATCTTCTAAATGTGACTTCTCTTATTGCCTTAAAGTCGTCAATCTCGCCATTATTTAATGAGTTGATCTTATAAACTCTATATCCATTTTTAAAGGGTTTGCCCATTTTAAAGGTAATAAGTGATGCTACTGTATCGTATCCATTGAGATGAGCAATGTCAAATCCTTCAATTGTTTTTGGTAATTTTGTCATTTCAAGAATAATCTTTAGGCTTTCTAATGCTTTATTTTGTTCATTATCATATGATCTTAATGCTATTTCTGCATTAGAAATTGCCATCTCCATTATTTTTATAGTGTCTGGAGTTTCTTTGTAAATTATTTCTATTTTTTTATCTTTAAATTCATTTATTAGTTTTGTGATATTTGTAGTGTCAATCTTTTTAAAGATATGTATTTTATCAGGTACTATCATATTTAATGATGTATAGTATTGTGTTATAAATACTTCAGTTAACTCATCTTCTTCATATATGCTTTCATCGAAATTTATGTCTTTTTCTACTAATTTTCCGTCTCTGTATTTAAGTATTACTATGACATTTAAACTATCATTTTTATGAGTGTATATATAGTCTGTACTAAGTTTGTTCATTCTTGTAATTATTTGTGTTTGACTTATCTCAATTAATGATTTTTTAGTTTCTTTTAACTTTATTGCTGTTTCGAAATCCTCTTTTTTAATTACTTCTTTCATTTTTATTTCAATCTCATCTAAAAGTTTGGATATATTTCCATTTAATATATGTCTTATTTTGTTTACTTCTTTTTTGTATTGTTCTTCAAGATCTTCTCTATGACATACTCCAAGACATTGACCCATGTGAAAATAAAGGCAAGGGTTTTTTGATTTTTTTTTGCATTTTCTAGTTTTAAATGTTTTGTTGATGAGAGCTAGGACTAAGTTTAGGTTTTTTGCATTAACATATGGTCCGAAGTATTCGCTTCCATCATTTATTATTTTTCTGGTTTTAAAGATTCTTGGGTACTTTTCACAAGTTATTCTTATCATAGGGTATCCTTTATCGTCTTTTAACTTGATATTGTAATCTGGTTTGTGTTTCTTGATTAAGTTGCATTCTAATAGTAAAGCTTCATATTCACTATTTGTGGTAATTATTTCTATATTTGCTACATTTTTCATTAGTATTTTTGTTTTATGGCCAATTTTTTCTAGAAAATAGTTTTTTACTCTTGCTCTTAAGTTTTTTGCTTTTCCTATGTACAGTATCTTGTTATCTTTTGAGTACATCTTGTAACAGCCACTTGTTGATGGAAATTTTTGTACTTTTTTATGTAAATTGTTTAAATGTTCTTTCATTTTGTGCCTATTATTGCCTTGAGATAATCATTTTATTTTTGTGATATAATGCTATATTATACTTGAATTGTTATATGTTTTTGATTTTTTATGTTGAAAAAGATAAAGGTCTATAATGAGATTGATTATTATATTTTCCCTATTTTGTTTATTTATTTTTAGTGTGTTTTCTCAGGAACTTAAGTTGATTCTTGATGCTAAAGATGGATTTAAATTTATTCAGGAAGCTCATAATATTAGCTTTGCAAGAGATAGTAGGGGTGTTCTTGGAATTTATTTGGATAGATATAAGGGAATTTTAGATTTTGATAATATTGATTTAAGATTAGAAATGGAAAAAGATAACATTGTTAAGGATGCTGCTTTAAATTATTTTGTTGATTCAGATAATGCAAAAATTTCAAATTTTTTTCATAATATTTCTGGCAGTTCCTTAATTTTTTATTCAAGCCGCAATACTGTTAAACTTAAACCATTAACAAAAAAGGCTTTTTTCTATTCAGGCAATGTAATTTCTGATTTTACTATTCAGTTTTGGGCTTACCGTTCTACTTCTGTTACTGGGGAAGTTATTGTAAGTTGGAACGGATATAAAAATGTTAAGGGTGTTTGGCTGGACCAAGCTATTCGTTTAGAGAGTGAGGAAGGAACTTTCGTTTGGAATTTTAATAACGTATTTTTGAATGATAATGGAGAACCCATTAGAATTAAGATGAAAAGTGATGATGATTTTATTCCAAAAGAATGGCATTTGCATACTGTGAGGTATAGGCAGAAAGATGGTTTATTGGAATATTTGATAGACTCTAAGCCCCAGGCTATAGAATATGTTACTGCTGATAAAAAAGAAGGTTCTGGCTATTTATTAAATATTGGTGATTTTATTGATTTTACATTGGGACAGTATTTTACAGGAGCTATTGAGAATTTTGAAATTCATAAAAGTTTTGAAGAAGTTCACAATGCTTTCTTTTCAAAAAGTAAGGGATATATTATTACAGAGCCAATCAAGTTATCTAAGGATTATTCTCAAATTTTATCTATTGAATTTGATAGTGTGAAGCCAAAAGACACAGATATTGTTTACTATTATAGGTTGGATAATAAGGTTTTTTATGGAAAAAATGAGAATGGAGAGATTAAAAAGAATTTAATGGGAGATTGGATTCATTTTGAGCCTAAAAATGAATTTCCTAAATTTAATGCATCAAAGTATATTCAAATTAAGGTCGAATTTTATCCAAGTGGTGTTCCTTTAGAAAGTCCAGCTCTTTATAATATGATTATAACATACATACCTGAGGCTGCTCCTTTCCCTCCTTTAATAACAAAAGCCGTTCCGGGTTCTGGTGAGGTATTAATTGAATGGTTTCCTGTTATTAATGCTAATATTGGTGGTTATTATATTTATATTGGTTCTAGTCCTGGCAATTATCATGGTAAAGTTGGCAGTGTTTTGACATCTCCTATTGATGTTGGTAAGCAGACCTCTTTTAGAATTACAGGTCTTGAAAATGGAAGACTTTATTATATTAGTGTTGCTTCTTATAATTTAGACAAAAGTGTGAATGAGGCTTCTTTTTCAAAAGAAATTGCCGTAAGACCTATGGAGCTTTTGAAGCAATATGAATAGCACTAATGTTGAAAAGGCCTTGGATCTTTATAAAAAGGGTGATTTTAAGAATTCTATTTTAAATTTGGATGTTTTTGATGATAGTTTTGATGTTCTATCTCTTAAAGCTTTAATTTATTTTAGACTAAAGGATTATAAGGCACTTCTGTATATATTAGATACTTATCCTGTTTTAAGTGAGTATAGTTTTTTAATTAAACTTTTAAATTATGGTAAATTTGAGGGAAAGGAAGATAAATTAAGTTATTTCCAAAATTATAATCTTGGGGTTTTTTATTTTGGATTGAGAAATTATGAGAAGTCTTTGAGTTGTTTTTTAAAAGCTAGTGAACAGAATTCTAAATTTGTTCAGGCCATTAATAATGCTGCTATTTTGCTTGAGATGCTAGGCAGAAAAGATGAGGCTGTTCAGATGATTATTAAAGCTGCTGATGTGGATAAAAATAATACTCTTGTTAAATTGAATGCTTGGTTTTTGGAAAAAAATTGTATATTTGAGAGTGCAAAACCGTTTAAGATAGATGAGAGCTTTTCAGAGATTAATCTTTCTCTTATTGTTAATTATTTAATGTATTACCTTTATTCTATTGGAGAGATAAGTGGTGCAATTAAACTTTCTGAGAATCTTTTAACAGATTCGAGTCATTCTAAATATATTTGGCATAATAGAGCAACTATTTTGCATAAAATAGGCAATATGACACAAGCCACCCAGTCTTATGTGAAAGCTATTTTAAGTTTTCCTAATATCTATACAATATATAATATGCATATTGCCACAATAAAATTGTTGAATTTTTCTCCTAAAAAGTCTATTGATAGGATAGTGTCAGATTATCCTGATATGGATTCAGTTTATTTTTATGCATTTTTATTTTTTTTAAGAAATCGAGATCTTGAAGATGCTTATTTTTATATGAAAAGGCTTTGTGAACTTAAGCCAGATATTTATTCTAATTTTTTAAGTCTACTTGAAGCCAGAGAAGATATTTTTATTGAAGAGCTCTTAGATGAGTTTGCAATGGCTTTGAAGGGTAAGTGGGTGTTGGAGTATTTATTTTTTATTGATAATTCTTTGAATTTAAAAGATCCTGTGTTCATATTTAGTTATGAGACTAGAATTTGTCCATATATTTGGAAAATCAAAGATGAGCATATTGAGCTTAGGTCTAGCAACAATGAGGTAGAAATTGCTAAAAAAATTCTTTCAGATGCGCTTACACACTTAAAATTTGATGTTACAATTAAAGAATTTAAGGATTTAATAGAGGTTTATAGGGATTTTAGAATCAATTATTAGGATTGAAAGTTATTTATTGACAATATGATGACTCTAATATACTATTTTGATATACTATTTATTAGTATGTTGCAAGGAGAGATGCCAGAGTGGTCGAATGGGGCTTCCTGCTAAGAAGTTGTCCTTTTAAAAGAGGGACCATGGGTTCGAATCCCATTCTCTCCGTGTAGGTGGAGAATTTTTGTTAAGGTTTATTTGACAAGAGTTTCTTAAATTTATTAGTATTTATAAATAATTTGGGAGAGGTGGCAGAGTGGTTTAATGCTACGGTCTTGAAAACCGTCGTAGGGTAGCCTACCGTGAGTTCGAATCTCACCCTCTCCGTTCTTGCGTTTGTAATTAGTGAATTGCACAGCCGGTTTCTTAATTTTCAGTATTTTGATCGATTGGAAATGTAAATTCAACTTTTCCATTTGATCGTGCTCGAATTACAAGTGGATCATAAAAAATTACAACTTTATTGTTTTTAAAATAATATTTATATTGTCTGAAAGCTTCTTCAAATTCTTTTTTAAATTCAGGGCTGTCATTGGAATAATTTATAAATTTTATGAATTCTGTTTTTACCTGTTCTCTTAGTACTTGCATTAAAGAGTCTAATTGATCTTTTGAAATTACATCTGAGAGTTTGATTTTTTCTTTCCCCCTTAGGTTAATCGGATGATATGTTGTAAGTCCGTTTGCATCATACTTTTTTATTGTGTATTGAGAGTATAGAATTGATGTTATTTTAAGATCTGGGTTTTTAAATATTTCAAAGTTAGAGTAATAAAAAGGCTCATAGTTGTATTTCTTTGATTCCCTTATTTTAAGGAATTCAGTTTCGTTATAGGTTTTCCATTCTTTTATAAGATCTTCAAATCCAAGGTCTAGACCTGCTATGGTGGGGATTTGGGCATCTATTTGAAAGATATTATTATTTGAATCAGTAATGGTTTCTTTGATAATTTTTGTTTCAATATTAATTTCAGCACTTTCTATTTTTTTTTCATGTTTTTTGCATGATATAATCAATGAGAATATTGCTATGATGATTGGAAGCTTGATTGTCATTTATTACTCCTTTTGATATACGAATTAATATTTTACTTTTTACTAATTGTAATAAATAATAATTTTTATTACAATTGAAGTAAAATGTTTGTTTGTGCCCGTAGCTCAGCTGGATAGAGCGTTAGATTGCGATTCTGAAGGTCGGAGGTTCAAGTCCTCTTGGGCACAGAAAGTTGTTGATTTTGGAGAGATGGCCGAGTGGCTGAAGGCGCACGCTTGGAAAGCGCGTATACATGAAAATGTATCATGGGTTCGAATCCCATTTTCTCCGGTTCCTAGGAACCGCACTATTGAGTGTTACCTAATCCCGTTAGGACTGGAAAGTAGCAGCGGTAAGTGATTACTTAATGAGTGCGTAAGTCTTAGGATAAATTTAGTTTTCTTAAACAGGTTAAGTGTATTTTCATAAAAAGTTAATGTTTAAGAAAAGTATTAATGTTATGTTGCTGAAGAATAATTTTTATTGTTTAAATAATTTTTCGTTTACAAATCTAGAGCTTGAATAAAATTTATTGATGTGTGTGAGGATATGGGATGATATCTGCAAGAGGTACTGCTATTAAGAAGCGTCCCAGAGATTTTAATTCTCTTGAGGGTCAAGATTTTGTTGTTGAAACTTTAAAGCATTCAATAAAAAACAATAAAGTAGCAAATGCTTATATATTTTCAGGACCACGAGGAGTTGGTAAAACTTCTTCTGCAAGGGCTTTTGCTCGGTGTTTGAACTGTCACAAAGGACCGACAATTATCCCTTGTGGTGTGTGTTACAGTTGTAAGTCTGTTGATAACGATAATAGCCTTGATATTGTTGAAATTGATGGTGCATCAAATACCTCTGTGCAAGATGTTAGGCAAATTAAAGAAGAAATAATGTTTCCTCCTGCTAGTTCTAGATATAGGGTTTATATTATTGATGAAGTACATATGCTTTCAAATTCTGCTTTTAATGCTCTTTTAAAAACAATTGAAGAACCTCCCAGTTATATTGTCTTTATTTTCGCTACAACAGAGGTTCATAAGCTTCCAGATACAATAAAAAGTAGGTGTCAGCATTTTAGTTTTAGGCTTTTACCTTTAGATAAGGTTTATGAGATGTTAAAGAGAGTTTGTCTTGAAGATAATGTTAAATATGAAAATGAAGCTTTAAGGTGGATTGCTTATAAAAGTGGGGGGAGTGTAAGGGATGCTTATACTCTTTTTGATCAGATTGTTTCATTAAGTAATTCCAACATAGAGTTTGAAAAAATCAGATCTAAGATGGGATTGACTAGTGATGATTTTTTAGAAAAATTGGCCCTAAGTATTATTAATGATGATTTAAAGGGATTGATTTATGTTTTAGATGCTATATTTTTAACGGGAATTTCATGTGAACAATTTCTTCTTGATGCAATTGAATTCTTTAGAGAGATATTGTTTTTAAAATTAGATATTAAAAATCTTACGTTCATTGGTGTTAAATCTGAGAACTTAAAAAAAAATTTATCAAATTTTGATTTAAAGCATATTGAGAGAAGTATTAGTGTATTGCTTGCAACTTATAGAGATTTGCAGTTTTCAGTGAATCCTAGATATGAACTTGAGATTAATTTTATTAAGATACTTAGACTTAAAAATTATGTACCAAATCATATTTTAATTGAGCAAATTCGAGATATTGAAGCTAAAGTTCTTGATGAGGTTGGTTTTAATGTCAATGATCCTGATTCTGATTTAAAACTAGAATTAGATAATATTCCTGCAGTGGAGTCATTGGAGATTAATTCAGAGAAAATTGAGACTGCTTTTTTAGAGACTGATATTAATAACTCTGAATGGCTTGACTCTGATGCTGGTAATGATATTGATGAGATTTTTATAGAGACAAAAGATAGTTTTAATGAGGTGGATGATAATGATAAAATTAAAGAAAGTTTTATTTATTTAGTATCTAAATATGTCCAGACTTTAGTATACTCAGGAGAGGTTCTTATTGATAAAGGGGTACTTTATTATAAGATTTTTAGTGGGTTTGAATATAATCAGCTGCAAGCTTATCAGAATGAAATAAGAAATGAGTTTCGTAAAGAATTTCCTAGGTTGAATGTTATCTTTCAAAGGCAGTTTAAAGATAATGATGATGAGTTTGAGAATGATGTACTGAGGATTAAAAACATTTTTGGAGCAAGTGAGGTAAAGGAGTAGAATGTGTCAGTAAATCCATTTGATTTTTTGAAGAATATGTCAAATTTTAAAGGTAATATTGATAATATTAAAAGAGAAATATCCCAAATTGTTGTTTATGGCAGAGCGGGAAGCGATGTTGTTGTTGTTGAGATGAATGGAGAGTTTGTTGTCAAAAAAGTTACAGTTAAGGAAGAATTTTTTAGCGACTTAGATAATGAGTCCCTTGAGCATATGATAAAATCAGCTTTTAATGATGCTATTTTTAAGGTTAAGGAAGAAATAAAGTCAAAAACCATGGGTTCTATTCCATTTGGGATTTAAATTTTGATTATAAAAGATTTAATAGTTTTAGTTTCTAAGTTGCCGGGTATAGGTCAAAAGACGGCAACACGAATGGTTTATGATATTCTTTATAATGGTGACGATTATGCAAAAAATCTGGGACAAATTTTAATTAATCTACATTCTAGGGTAAGAGAGTGTAAAAATTGTTACAACTTTGCTGAGAGAGAATTTTGTGATATTTGTACGGATTTAGATAGAAATAAAGATTTGATTTGTGTTGTGGAAACACCACAAGACTTAGAGGTTATTGAGTCTACGAAAGAGTATGATGGATTTTATTTTGTGCTTCATGGTCATCTTGATCCTTTAAAAGATATTGGTCCTGGTAGGTTAAAGCTTGACAAGTTAGAGAGTTATGTTAGAGAGCTTGGAGCTCAAGAAGTGATTGTTGCTACAGAATTTAGCATTGAAGGGGATGTAACAGCTAATTATATTAGTAGTCTTTTAAAGAATTTAGATGTTAGTGTTACAAGAATAGCATCTGGTCTTCCTGCTGGAGGAAGTATCAGTAGTTCGGATAAAATTACTGCTCTTAGGGCTTTACGCTTGAGACTTAAGATGTGAAATTGGACAATCTTTTATTGTTATAGTTTTTAAGAATTGTTCTTCATAATTTTGCTCATTTTTTTATTTTTCTTTTGAAATTGACCTGCATAAGGTCAATAAATTATGTCTTATAATTAACTTAAATTTTGTTGAAAAAAGGGGGTTTTATGTCTGCTTTAATACAAAGAACTTTATGTGTTATTAAACCTGATGGAGTGAGAAGAGGTTTGATTGGTAGTGTAATTTCTAAATTTGAAAGAGCAGGATTGAAAATTGTGGCTGCTAAGATGATTTTAGTTGATAGAAAAATGGCTGAAACACATTATTTGTATGATGATATTGCTGTAAGGCATGGCGAATTTGTTTGGCAATCTTTGATTGATTTTATAATGAGTTCTCCAGTTTTTGCGTTTGTTGTTGAGGGTGTTGAAGTTATTGAAGTTGTTAGAAAATTTTGTGGTTCTACAGAACCAAAAATAGCTTCTCCTGGGACAATAAGGGGCGATTTTGCGTATCATAGTTTTAATTATGCAAATGAGAAAAAGTTTTCAGTTTATAACGTAATCCATGCTTCTGCTAATGTTGATGATGCTATTCGTGAAATATCTGTTTGGTTTAAAGAAGATGAAATCTTAATCTATGAAAGGGACGATGAATTTGAACATTATTATGGTTGATATGAATATTAGAGTTGCAATAAGGCCTATTTTGAAATGGGCTGGCGGAAAGAAAAATTTATTGAAATCTATTTTAGATAATATGCCCCTTGCTTTCAATAATTATATTGAGCCTTTTGTAGGTGGGGGAGCATTATTTTTTGCTTTGAATTTGAAAAATTCAATTATTAATGATATAAATTCTAATTTAATTAATTTTTATAGGGAAATTGCTTATAATTTAGATAACTTTTTATTAGAAATAGAAAAATATAAATATAGCTATCCTTACTTAAAGGATAGCTATATTTATATTAGAAATCGTTTTAATAATGAAAAATTGACCAATTTAGAAAAGGCATGTATTTTTCTTTATTTAAATAAAACTTGTTA harbors:
- the holA gene encoding DNA polymerase III subunit delta, with translation MKEIYLLLGKEQGLKEAYLNDIVSKLGTDDVCVTKLFMSELSSIELSELLLTNSFFYKKEVFVVYEAENLKNKKDLELIYSVILKSLNKVIIFISDENSISFDPKNSLKLVKKTFYELSGADKFLFVKKSFFELGIKITDRAINLMLFMLDSDTKILGFYINSFALLIKDRTIDEHDVNSWLNFMRPENPFSLFESILKRDMESSLFKVKSILEQGEDLISILMSLGWQFKKFLKVKTDCESFNSIPSAFKKHKIFASIEKSYKIGLKNYSIVDIKFILKILHKFDLYARIYGKNMHLNLAYFMLLILLTQDDTMLNDFSYKFGCTF
- the uvrC gene encoding excinuclease ABC subunit UvrC is translated as MKEHLNNLHKKVQKFPSTSGCYKMYSKDNKILYIGKAKNLRARVKNYFLEKIGHKTKILMKNVANIEIITTNSEYEALLLECNLIKKHKPDYNIKLKDDKGYPMIRITCEKYPRIFKTRKIINDGSEYFGPYVNAKNLNLVLALINKTFKTRKCKKKSKNPCLYFHMGQCLGVCHREDLEEQYKKEVNKIRHILNGNISKLLDEIEIKMKEVIKKEDFETAIKLKETKKSLIEISQTQIITRMNKLSTDYIYTHKNDSLNVIVILKYRDGKLVEKDINFDESIYEEDELTEVFITQYYTSLNMIVPDKIHIFKKIDTTNITKLINEFKDKKIEIIYKETPDTIKIMEMAISNAEIALRSYDNEQNKALESLKIILEMTKLPKTIEGFDIAHLNGYDTVASLITFKMGKPFKNGYRVYKINSLNNGEIDDFKAIREVTFRRYSKLINEQSELPDLVLIDGGKGQLSSAYSALKELKIEDKVSICALAKKEEIIFLPNKIQCIQLPKGHSALKILQNIRDEAHRKANSFNKKLRRNIKLNYSNIEGIGEQKAKNILKTLGTYKDILLLSEDEIAKKIRTSIKTAKRIKEFSNNQNLKNNKS
- a CDS encoding fibronectin type III domain-containing protein, with the translated sequence MRLIIIFSLFCLFIFSVFSQELKLILDAKDGFKFIQEAHNISFARDSRGVLGIYLDRYKGILDFDNIDLRLEMEKDNIVKDAALNYFVDSDNAKISNFFHNISGSSLIFYSSRNTVKLKPLTKKAFFYSGNVISDFTIQFWAYRSTSVTGEVIVSWNGYKNVKGVWLDQAIRLESEEGTFVWNFNNVFLNDNGEPIRIKMKSDDDFIPKEWHLHTVRYRQKDGLLEYLIDSKPQAIEYVTADKKEGSGYLLNIGDFIDFTLGQYFTGAIENFEIHKSFEEVHNAFFSKSKGYIITEPIKLSKDYSQILSIEFDSVKPKDTDIVYYYRLDNKVFYGKNENGEIKKNLMGDWIHFEPKNEFPKFNASKYIQIKVEFYPSGVPLESPALYNMIITYIPEAAPFPPLITKAVPGSGEVLIEWFPVINANIGGYYIYIGSSPGNYHGKVGSVLTSPIDVGKQTSFRITGLENGRLYYISVASYNLDKSVNEASFSKEIAVRPMELLKQYE
- a CDS encoding tetratricopeptide repeat protein, with amino-acid sequence MNSTNVEKALDLYKKGDFKNSILNLDVFDDSFDVLSLKALIYFRLKDYKALLYILDTYPVLSEYSFLIKLLNYGKFEGKEDKLSYFQNYNLGVFYFGLRNYEKSLSCFLKASEQNSKFVQAINNAAILLEMLGRKDEAVQMIIKAADVDKNNTLVKLNAWFLEKNCIFESAKPFKIDESFSEINLSLIVNYLMYYLYSIGEISGAIKLSENLLTDSSHSKYIWHNRATILHKIGNMTQATQSYVKAILSFPNIYTIYNMHIATIKLLNFSPKKSIDRIVSDYPDMDSVYFYAFLFFLRNRDLEDAYFYMKRLCELKPDIYSNFLSLLEAREDIFIEELLDEFAMALKGKWVLEYLFFIDNSLNLKDPVFIFSYETRICPYIWKIKDEHIELRSSNNEVEIAKKILSDALTHLKFDVTIKEFKDLIEVYRDFRINY
- a CDS encoding DUF3298 domain-containing protein is translated as MTIKLPIIIAIFSLIISCKKHEKKIESAEINIETKIIKETITDSNNNIFQIDAQIPTIAGLDLGFEDLIKEWKTYNETEFLKIRESKKYNYEPFYYSNFEIFKNPDLKITSILYSQYTIKKYDANGLTTYHPINLRGKEKIKLSDVISKDQLDSLMQVLREQVKTEFIKFINYSNDSPEFKKEFEEAFRQYKYYFKNNKVVIFYDPLVIRARSNGKVEFTFPIDQNTEN
- the dnaX gene encoding DNA polymerase III subunit gamma/tau, producing MISARGTAIKKRPRDFNSLEGQDFVVETLKHSIKNNKVANAYIFSGPRGVGKTSSARAFARCLNCHKGPTIIPCGVCYSCKSVDNDNSLDIVEIDGASNTSVQDVRQIKEEIMFPPASSRYRVYIIDEVHMLSNSAFNALLKTIEEPPSYIVFIFATTEVHKLPDTIKSRCQHFSFRLLPLDKVYEMLKRVCLEDNVKYENEALRWIAYKSGGSVRDAYTLFDQIVSLSNSNIEFEKIRSKMGLTSDDFLEKLALSIINDDLKGLIYVLDAIFLTGISCEQFLLDAIEFFREILFLKLDIKNLTFIGVKSENLKKNLSNFDLKHIERSISVLLATYRDLQFSVNPRYELEINFIKILRLKNYVPNHILIEQIRDIEAKVLDEVGFNVNDPDSDLKLELDNIPAVESLEINSEKIETAFLETDINNSEWLDSDAGNDIDEIFIETKDSFNEVDDNDKIKESFIYLVSKYVQTLVYSGEVLIDKGVLYYKIFSGFEYNQLQAYQNEIRNEFRKEFPRLNVIFQRQFKDNDDEFENDVLRIKNIFGASEVKE
- a CDS encoding YbaB/EbfC family nucleoid-associated protein, yielding MSVNPFDFLKNMSNFKGNIDNIKREISQIVVYGRAGSDVVVVEMNGEFVVKKVTVKEEFFSDLDNESLEHMIKSAFNDAIFKVKEEIKSKTMGSIPFGI
- the recR gene encoding recombination mediator RecR, giving the protein MIIKDLIVLVSKLPGIGQKTATRMVYDILYNGDDYAKNLGQILINLHSRVRECKNCYNFAEREFCDICTDLDRNKDLICVVETPQDLEVIESTKEYDGFYFVLHGHLDPLKDIGPGRLKLDKLESYVRELGAQEVIVATEFSIEGDVTANYISSLLKNLDVSVTRIASGLPAGGSISSSDKITALRALRLRLKM
- a CDS encoding nucleoside-diphosphate kinase, which produces MSALIQRTLCVIKPDGVRRGLIGSVISKFERAGLKIVAAKMILVDRKMAETHYLYDDIAVRHGEFVWQSLIDFIMSSPVFAFVVEGVEVIEVVRKFCGSTEPKIASPGTIRGDFAYHSFNYANEKKFSVYNVIHASANVDDAIREISVWFKEDEILIYERDDEFEHYYG